The Calliphora vicina chromosome 3, idCalVici1.1, whole genome shotgun sequence genome contains a region encoding:
- the LOC135954887 gene encoding uncharacterized protein LOC135954887: MNALQKYRFCFLAGLCAAGGSFFGKLPSFLKDSKLYVEDIALLPASVQTYGAFVLYQGLPIVLMILSNLLNWRYFLKALQLSEQTLTATVLTAASNYVVSFVLGSLVFKEPFTLLSILGSTLIVLGLWFLCADTQGLTGKEKKQ, translated from the exons ATGAATGCTTTGCAAAAATATCGCTTTTGTTTTCTAGCCGGCTTATGTGCGGCCGGCGGcagtttttttggtaaattgcCAAGTTTTCTTAAAGACAGTAAACTTTATGTGGAGGATATAGCCTTGCTACCAGCTTCCGTCCAAACATATGGTG CATTTGTTTTATATCAAGGACTGCCTAttgttttaatgattttaagcAACCTGCTGAATTGGCGTTACTTTTTGAAAGCCTTACAATTGTCCGAACAAACATTGACAGCCACTGTTTTAACAGCAGCAAGCAATTATGTAGTTTCG ttcgttttaggttctttgGTTTTTAAGGAACCCTTTACATTGCTCTCCATATTGGGTTCCACTCTCATAGTCTTAGGTTTGTGGTTTCTATGTGCAGATACTCAAGGACTAACAGGCAAAGAAAAGAAACAATAA